Proteins encoded in a region of the Pseudomonas shahriarae genome:
- a CDS encoding LysR family transcriptional regulator, with protein sequence MELRHLRYFIAVAEELHFGRAAQVLGISQPPLSQQIQALEQEVGARLFERTNRRVELSEAGRLFLTEARLVLAQVDKAADVARRAQLGELGELKIGFTSSAPFNSSIPQAIFAFRQAFPAVHLNLQEMSSTEVADALGDETIQVGLMRPLPLPDALSVVELMREPLVAVLSAGHPLAQGSERGLHLTQLAEEPFVFFPRAYGSGLYAQLINLARDAGFSPHFAQEAGEAMTIIGLVAAGLGVSVLPASYQRIRIDGVVYRTLLDPEAVTAVWLVQRKDQQSPMAKAFVELLTRKALV encoded by the coding sequence ATGGAATTACGCCACTTGCGCTACTTCATCGCCGTGGCTGAAGAGCTGCATTTCGGCCGGGCCGCCCAGGTCCTGGGCATCTCTCAGCCGCCCTTGAGCCAGCAGATCCAGGCGCTGGAGCAGGAGGTCGGCGCCCGGTTGTTCGAACGCACCAATCGTCGGGTCGAGCTGAGCGAGGCCGGGCGCTTGTTCCTCACGGAAGCCCGCCTGGTACTGGCCCAGGTCGACAAGGCTGCGGATGTGGCACGCCGAGCGCAGTTGGGGGAGCTGGGGGAACTGAAGATTGGCTTCACCTCTTCGGCGCCGTTCAACTCCAGCATCCCACAGGCGATTTTTGCTTTTCGCCAGGCCTTCCCGGCAGTGCATTTGAATTTGCAGGAGATGAGCAGCACCGAGGTGGCTGATGCGCTGGGGGACGAAACGATCCAGGTCGGCTTGATGCGCCCGTTGCCATTGCCCGATGCATTGAGTGTCGTAGAGCTGATGCGTGAGCCCCTGGTGGCGGTACTCAGTGCCGGGCATCCGTTGGCGCAAGGCAGCGAGCGCGGTTTGCACCTGACGCAGTTGGCTGAAGAACCCTTCGTATTCTTCCCACGGGCCTACGGGAGTGGTTTGTACGCACAGTTGATCAACCTGGCCCGCGATGCCGGTTTCAGCCCGCACTTCGCCCAGGAGGCGGGCGAGGCCATGACCATCATCGGCCTGGTGGCGGCGGGGTTGGGAGTGTCGGTGTTGCCGGCGTCATACCAGCGCATCCGCATCGACGGTGTGGTCTACCGCACCTTGCTCGACCCGGAGGCGGTAACGGCAGTGTGGCTGGTTCAGCGCAAGGACCAGCAGTCACCCATGGCCAAGGCGTTTGTCGAGCTGCTGACGCGTAAGGCGTTGGTGTAG
- a CDS encoding type II toxin-antitoxin system PemK/MazF family toxin has protein sequence MTLLYQPKEGSVLIRDFRGYEVPEIIKIRPVIVIRRHRTNKLLVTVVPLSTTAPQTVLAHHLQLES, from the coding sequence ATGACACTTCTCTATCAGCCCAAAGAAGGCAGTGTGTTGATTCGTGATTTTCGAGGCTATGAGGTGCCGGAAATCATCAAGATCAGACCCGTCATTGTGATACGCAGGCACAGGACCAATAAGCTGTTGGTAACGGTTGTGCCCCTAAGTACCACGGCGCCGCAGACGGTACTCGCACACCACTTGCAGCTTGAAAGCTAA
- a CDS encoding beta-ketoacyl-ACP synthase, which produces MKRVVVTGMAGMTSLGSDWDTIVANFRARRSGIRRMDEWDRFSELNTRLAGPIDDFVVPAHWTRKQLRSMGRVSRLAVWAAEQALQDAGLLGDASIKDGRMGVACGSSTGSTDEIKAFGNMLLNSVAEGLNANSYVRMMPHTTAANISIFFGLTGRLIPTSSACTSGSQGIGYAYEAIKFGRLPLMLAGGAEELCPTEAMVFDALYATSLKNDAPQTSPRPYDSGRDGLVIGEGGGMLVLEELEHALARGAHIHAEIVGFGSNADGQHTTRPEQTTMRRAMELALEDAGLAPDAIGYVNGHGTATEQGDIAETLATSSLFGSRMPISSQKSFLGHTLGACGALESWFSIEMMNRDQYVPTFNLDQVDPRCGELDYLRGEFRQMHNDYVMNNNFAFGGVNTSLIFRRWQ; this is translated from the coding sequence ATGAAACGTGTGGTAGTCACCGGCATGGCCGGCATGACCTCCCTGGGCAGCGACTGGGACACCATCGTCGCCAACTTCCGCGCCCGGCGCAGCGGTATCCGGCGCATGGACGAGTGGGATCGCTTCAGCGAACTGAACACCCGCCTGGCCGGGCCGATTGACGACTTTGTGGTGCCCGCCCACTGGACCCGCAAACAATTGCGCAGCATGGGCCGGGTCTCGCGCCTGGCGGTGTGGGCCGCCGAGCAGGCGTTGCAAGACGCCGGCCTGCTGGGCGATGCGTCGATCAAGGATGGGCGCATGGGTGTGGCCTGCGGCTCATCCACCGGCAGCACCGACGAGATCAAGGCATTCGGCAATATGCTGCTCAACTCGGTGGCCGAGGGTCTGAACGCCAACTCCTACGTGCGCATGATGCCGCACACCACGGCGGCCAATATCAGCATCTTTTTTGGCCTCACCGGGCGCCTGATCCCCACGTCCAGCGCGTGTACCAGTGGCAGCCAGGGCATCGGCTATGCCTATGAAGCGATCAAGTTCGGCCGCCTGCCACTGATGCTCGCCGGTGGCGCCGAAGAACTGTGCCCCACCGAAGCCATGGTGTTTGACGCGCTCTACGCCACCAGCCTGAAAAACGACGCGCCGCAAACCAGCCCACGGCCCTACGACAGCGGTCGCGACGGCCTGGTGATCGGCGAAGGCGGCGGCATGCTGGTGCTTGAGGAGCTGGAACATGCCCTGGCCCGTGGTGCGCATATCCATGCCGAAATCGTTGGTTTTGGCAGCAACGCCGACGGCCAGCACACCACGCGACCTGAACAGACCACCATGCGCCGCGCCATGGAGCTGGCCCTCGAAGATGCCGGCCTGGCGCCGGATGCCATCGGTTATGTGAACGGCCACGGCACCGCCACCGAACAAGGTGACATTGCCGAAACCCTGGCCACCAGCAGCCTGTTCGGCAGCCGCATGCCCATCAGCTCGCAGAAGAGTTTCCTCGGCCATACCCTGGGCGCCTGCGGGGCGCTGGAGTCGTGGTTCAGCATCGAGATGATGAACCGCGACCAGTACGTGCCGACCTTCAACCTCGATCAAGTGGACCCGCGCTGCGGCGAGCTGGATTACCTGCGCGGCGAGTTCCGCCAGATGCACAACGACTACGTGATGAACAACAACTTTGCCTTTGGCGGCGTCAACACGTCGCTGATCTTTCGCCGCTGGCAGTAA
- the fabG gene encoding 3-oxoacyl-ACP reductase FabG: MTESVLVTGSSRGIGRAIALRLAQAGHDIVLHCRSGRAEADAVQVEVEALGRKARVLQFDVADRATCKQILEADVEAHGAYYGVVLNAGLTRDGAFPALSEDDWDVVMRTNLDGFYNVLHPVMMPMIRRRAAGRIVCITSVSGLIGNRGQVNYSASKAGLIGAAKALAIELGKRKITVNCVAPGLIDTAMLDENVPVEELMKMIPAQRMGTPEEVASAVNFLMSAEAGYITRQVLAVNGGLC, encoded by the coding sequence ATGACTGAATCCGTACTGGTCACCGGCTCCAGCCGGGGTATCGGCCGCGCTATCGCCCTGCGCCTGGCCCAGGCCGGCCATGACATTGTGCTGCATTGCCGCAGCGGCCGCGCCGAGGCAGATGCCGTACAGGTCGAAGTCGAGGCCCTGGGCCGCAAGGCGCGGGTACTGCAATTCGACGTGGCGGACCGGGCCACCTGCAAGCAGATCCTTGAAGCCGACGTAGAAGCCCACGGTGCCTATTACGGCGTGGTGCTGAATGCCGGGCTGACCCGCGATGGCGCGTTCCCGGCGTTGTCGGAAGACGACTGGGACGTGGTGATGCGTACCAATCTCGATGGTTTCTATAACGTGCTACACCCAGTGATGATGCCGATGATCCGGCGTCGTGCGGCCGGGCGCATTGTATGTATTACCTCGGTCTCGGGGCTGATCGGCAACCGTGGCCAGGTCAACTACAGCGCGTCCAAGGCCGGCCTGATCGGCGCCGCCAAGGCCCTGGCCATTGAGCTGGGCAAGCGCAAGATCACCGTCAACTGCGTGGCCCCGGGCCTGATCGACACGGCAATGCTCGATGAGAATGTGCCGGTGGAAGAGCTGATGAAAATGATCCCCGCGCAACGCATGGGCACCCCCGAAGAGGTCGCCAGTGCGGTGAACTTCCTGATGTCAGCCGAAGCCGGCTACATCACCCGCCAGGTCCTGGCCGTGAACGGGGGCCTGTGCTGA
- a CDS encoding ApeP family dehydratase, whose translation MSHWPLAELLPHAGDMILIDQVLAFDEEQIRTRVTVKPGGLFNRPDGSLPAWVGVELMAQSVAAYAGCRARQNGEAVELGFLLGTRKFECNVEHFPAGSELTIHGLRSLEDDNGMGVFECHLTGDGIQASARLNVFRPPQAANYLAESKDTRHD comes from the coding sequence ATGAGCCATTGGCCACTCGCCGAACTGCTGCCCCACGCCGGGGACATGATCCTGATCGACCAGGTGTTGGCGTTCGATGAAGAACAGATCCGCACCCGCGTCACCGTCAAGCCCGGCGGCCTGTTCAACCGCCCTGACGGCAGCCTGCCGGCCTGGGTCGGCGTCGAGTTGATGGCGCAAAGCGTGGCCGCCTATGCCGGCTGCCGCGCACGCCAGAACGGCGAAGCAGTGGAGTTGGGCTTCCTGCTGGGCACGCGCAAATTCGAATGCAATGTCGAGCACTTTCCCGCCGGCAGCGAACTGACCATCCACGGCCTGCGCTCCCTGGAAGACGACAACGGCATGGGTGTGTTCGAATGCCACCTGACCGGCGACGGGATCCAGGCCAGCGCCCGCCTGAACGTATTTCGACCGCCCCAGGCGGCCAACTATTTAGCTGAATCGAAGGACACGCGTCATGACTGA
- a CDS encoding beta-ketoacyl-[acyl-carrier-protein] synthase family protein, whose protein sequence is MTAYLNALGIICALGRGQQAVRRNLFAGDCSGMRAESGWVPERVLPVGSVPGELAPLPPHLAQQSSRNNQLLLEAALQIEGPIRQAIDTFGASRIGVVLGTSTSGIDEASRGIAHYLREGQFPEAYDYRQQELGAPANFLADWLQLSGPAYVISTACTSSARAMMSARRLLDLGLCDAVLCGGVDSLCKLTLNGFTSLEAVSSERCNPFSVNRNGINIGEAAVLFLMSKTPAPIALLGSGASCDAHHISAPEPSGKGALQAMRKALASAKLAPAQIGYLNLHGTATQHNDAMESLAVASLFPAGVACSSTKPMTGHTLGAAGALEAAFCWLSLMEGAVPPHIWDGQADPALPALRWAKVGDLLEKRCLMSNSFAFGGNNVSLIIGDAL, encoded by the coding sequence ATGACCGCCTACCTCAATGCCCTGGGGATCATCTGCGCCCTAGGCCGCGGCCAGCAGGCCGTGCGGCGCAATCTGTTTGCCGGGGATTGCTCGGGTATGCGCGCCGAGAGCGGCTGGGTGCCCGAGCGAGTACTGCCGGTGGGCAGCGTGCCTGGCGAACTGGCGCCACTGCCGCCGCACCTGGCCCAGCAGAGCAGTCGCAATAATCAGCTGTTGCTGGAGGCCGCCTTGCAGATCGAAGGCCCGATCCGGCAGGCGATCGACACCTTTGGCGCCTCGCGTATCGGTGTGGTGCTGGGTACCAGCACCTCGGGCATTGATGAAGCCAGTCGCGGCATCGCCCATTACCTGCGCGAAGGGCAGTTCCCCGAGGCCTATGACTACCGGCAACAGGAACTCGGCGCCCCGGCCAACTTCCTCGCCGACTGGCTGCAACTGAGCGGCCCGGCCTATGTGATTTCCACCGCCTGCACCTCCAGCGCCCGCGCAATGATGAGCGCACGCCGCCTGCTGGACCTGGGCCTGTGCGATGCGGTGCTGTGTGGCGGGGTCGATAGCCTGTGCAAGCTGACCCTCAATGGCTTTACCTCGCTGGAAGCGGTCTCCAGCGAACGCTGCAACCCGTTTTCGGTGAACCGCAACGGCATCAATATCGGCGAGGCGGCGGTGCTGTTCCTGATGAGCAAAACCCCGGCGCCCATCGCCCTGCTGGGTAGCGGCGCCAGTTGCGATGCGCACCATATTTCTGCGCCGGAACCCAGCGGCAAGGGCGCATTGCAGGCCATGCGCAAGGCCCTGGCCAGCGCGAAACTGGCGCCGGCGCAGATCGGTTACCTGAACCTGCACGGCACCGCCACCCAGCATAACGACGCCATGGAAAGCCTGGCCGTGGCAAGCCTGTTCCCCGCCGGTGTAGCCTGTTCCTCGACCAAGCCCATGACCGGCCATACCCTCGGCGCCGCCGGGGCGCTGGAAGCGGCATTCTGCTGGCTGAGCCTGATGGAAGGTGCTGTGCCGCCCCATATCTGGGACGGCCAAGCCGACCCGGCGCTGCCCGCCCTGCGCTGGGCCAAGGTCGGCGACCTCCTGGAAAAACGCTGCCTGATGAGTAACTCGTTTGCCTTCGGCGGCAATAACGTCAGCCTGATTATCGGAGACGCCCTATGA
- a CDS encoding class I SAM-dependent methyltransferase — MSKEYLSKNYVEETKFGFWFLRSHTWQHHVLRVAINDLRSLFSTPLPEAPVLLDAGCGQGKSFRYLQQVFAPQRLIGLDADPHSLDLSRAEAARQGIDIELIGSDCATLKVADDSVDILFCHQTFHHLVEQQRALTEFYRVLKPGGYLLFAESTEAYIDTWVIRWLFRHPMHVQKSAAEYLEMIRDQGFEFGPQNVSYPYLWWSRSADFGLLERWGLRQPKPFGEREETLVNVVARKPLAGPPA, encoded by the coding sequence GTGTCAAAAGAGTACTTGAGTAAAAACTACGTCGAAGAAACCAAATTCGGCTTCTGGTTCCTGCGCAGCCACACCTGGCAGCATCATGTGCTGCGCGTGGCAATCAACGACCTGCGCAGCCTGTTCAGCACCCCGCTGCCGGAAGCTCCAGTGCTGCTGGATGCCGGTTGCGGCCAGGGCAAGTCGTTCCGTTATTTGCAGCAGGTATTCGCCCCCCAGCGCCTGATCGGCCTTGACGCCGACCCCCACAGCCTCGACCTGAGCCGTGCCGAAGCGGCGCGCCAGGGCATTGATATCGAGTTGATCGGCAGCGATTGCGCAACCCTCAAGGTGGCCGATGACAGTGTCGATATCCTGTTCTGCCACCAGACCTTCCACCACCTGGTGGAGCAACAGCGGGCACTCACCGAGTTCTATCGGGTGCTCAAGCCGGGCGGCTACCTGCTGTTTGCCGAGTCCACCGAAGCCTATATCGACACCTGGGTGATTCGCTGGCTGTTCCGCCACCCGATGCATGTGCAGAAAAGCGCCGCCGAGTACCTGGAGATGATCCGCGACCAGGGTTTCGAGTTTGGCCCGCAGAATGTGTCGTACCCGTACCTGTGGTGGAGCCGCTCGGCTGACTTCGGCCTGCTGGAGCGTTGGGGCCTGCGTCAGCCCAAGCCGTTTGGCGAGCGTGAAGAGACCCTGGTGAATGTGGTTGCACGCAAGCCACTCGCAGGCCCGCCAGCATGA
- a CDS encoding NAD(P)/FAD-dependent oxidoreductase, giving the protein MPTVEMERRQVVVIGAGPSGAIAAALLKRNGHDVLIIEREHFPRFSIGESLLSHCIDFIEEAGMLEAVNAAGFQLKTGAAFAWGERYSAFDFGDTFSDGKPTTFQVQRADFDKLLADQAALQGVEIRYGQTLVGVDFAAGHRYLHVRRENGREYHIKAGFVLDASGYGRVLPRLLNLEAPSNFPLRQAVFTHVEDHIEHPGFDRSKILITTHPTQRDIWFWTIPFSNGRCSVGVVAAKEHFAGCDGDLDACLRRFIEQTPSLSSVLANAVWDTPARTIGGYSANVTTLHGPGFALLGNAAEFLDPVFSSGVTIAMRSASMAAGLLHRQLKGESVDWQTEFAVPLKRGVDTFRCYVEGWYAGTFQDVIYHPGSSPEIRRMISSILAGYAWDERNPFVSEPKRRLRMLSEICAAENL; this is encoded by the coding sequence GTGCCCACAGTTGAAATGGAACGCCGCCAGGTCGTGGTGATCGGTGCCGGCCCGTCCGGTGCCATTGCGGCCGCGCTGCTCAAGCGTAACGGGCATGATGTATTGATCATCGAGCGCGAGCACTTCCCGCGTTTTTCCATCGGCGAGAGCCTGCTGTCCCACTGCATCGACTTTATCGAAGAGGCCGGCATGCTCGAGGCCGTCAACGCCGCCGGTTTCCAACTGAAAACCGGTGCCGCGTTTGCCTGGGGCGAGCGCTACAGCGCCTTTGATTTCGGTGACACATTCAGCGACGGCAAGCCCACGACCTTCCAGGTCCAGCGCGCCGACTTCGACAAGTTGCTGGCCGATCAGGCGGCGCTGCAAGGCGTAGAGATCCGTTACGGCCAGACCCTGGTCGGGGTGGATTTCGCCGCCGGCCACCGCTACCTGCATGTACGCCGCGAAAACGGTCGCGAATACCACATCAAGGCCGGCTTCGTCCTCGACGCCAGCGGTTACGGTCGCGTGCTGCCACGCCTGCTGAACCTGGAAGCGCCGTCGAACTTCCCGCTGCGCCAGGCGGTGTTCACCCACGTCGAGGACCATATCGAACATCCGGGCTTCGACCGCAGCAAGATTCTTATCACCACCCACCCGACCCAGCGCGATATCTGGTTCTGGACCATCCCGTTCAGCAACGGGCGCTGCTCGGTGGGCGTGGTCGCGGCCAAGGAGCATTTCGCCGGCTGCGATGGGGATCTGGATGCCTGCCTGCGCCGCTTTATCGAACAAACCCCGAGCCTGTCCAGTGTGCTGGCGAATGCCGTGTGGGATACCCCGGCCCGGACCATTGGCGGCTACTCGGCGAACGTCACCACCCTGCATGGCCCGGGGTTTGCGCTGCTGGGCAATGCCGCGGAGTTCCTCGACCCGGTGTTCTCGTCCGGCGTGACCATCGCCATGCGCTCGGCCAGCATGGCCGCCGGGCTCTTGCACCGCCAGCTCAAGGGCGAAAGCGTGGACTGGCAAACCGAGTTCGCGGTGCCGCTCAAACGCGGGGTCGACACCTTCCGCTGCTACGTCGAAGGCTGGTACGCCGGCACCTTCCAGGATGTGATCTATCACCCTGGCAGCTCGCCGGAAATCCGCCGCATGATCAGTTCGATCCTCGCCGGCTACGCCTGGGATGAACGCAACCCCTTTGTCAGCGAACCCAAGCGCCGCTTGCGGATGCTCTCGGAAATTTGTGCGGCAGAAAACCTATGA
- a CDS encoding MMPL family transporter, translated as MPSERWLPRLFLILLVAVLALAGWQWRQGAPLSANLMELVPGNTPDALELAAEQRMQEPLNREMLVLVGHAERQQAVAMAEQLGERWQASGLFEKVTWTLQADLPALRQQLLQGRLAMLSTKDREQLIGEPAAFIAERVHTLFDPFTGFSLVPSQDDWLGLTGRIQSSQPQHGAVQLDIGSGALIADADGKSWVLLRARTQGNAFDMKLPLQVADLLQASREQAAQHGVQLLAASGLLYAANGQQQASREMTWVGGGATVGILLLLLLAFRRWRVLLAFVPVLVGMLFGAVACVALFGHMHVMTLVLGASLIGVAVDYPLHYLSKSWSLQPWRSWPALRLTLPGLSLSLATSCIGYLALAWTPFPALTQIAVFSAAGLVGAYLSAVCLLPALLNGMDLRPAQWPLRVAEFLLGVRESLLKRLPSQALLVLALLFCAGGLWHLNSKNDIRQWISAPPQLLQEAQAIARITGYQPTSQFFLVRADNQQQLLERQAALSLRLDQLVHMEKLQGYLALNQLVSPPGEQQQLREALNQLPALWQPLLDLGIPASALQAELAQLQALPTADIDAALAGPLAEPWRLLWLGNVEGGVAAMVSLQGLNNPALLRIQALDLPGVQLVDRLGDLNQVFAATQISAAELKLLSCVLIVLLLILPFGLGGALRIVALPLLAALCSLASLGWLGQPLTLFSLFGLLLVTAISVDYAILMREQIGGAAVSLLGTLLAAVTTWLSFGLLAVSSTPAVSNFGLSVSLGLAFSFMLAPWAGRQEHAQ; from the coding sequence TTGCCCAGTGAGCGTTGGTTGCCGCGCCTGTTCCTGATCCTGCTGGTGGCCGTGCTGGCCCTGGCCGGCTGGCAATGGCGCCAGGGCGCGCCGTTGTCGGCCAACCTGATGGAACTGGTGCCAGGTAACACCCCGGACGCCCTGGAGCTGGCGGCCGAGCAGCGCATGCAGGAACCCCTGAACCGCGAGATGCTGGTGCTGGTCGGGCATGCCGAGCGTCAGCAGGCGGTGGCCATGGCCGAACAATTGGGCGAGCGCTGGCAGGCCAGCGGTCTGTTTGAAAAAGTCACCTGGACCCTGCAAGCCGACCTGCCCGCCCTGCGCCAGCAATTGCTGCAAGGGCGCCTGGCGATGCTGTCGACCAAGGACCGCGAACAGTTGATCGGCGAGCCTGCGGCGTTTATCGCAGAGCGGGTACACACACTGTTCGATCCCTTTACCGGCTTCAGCCTGGTCCCCAGCCAGGACGACTGGCTGGGCCTGACCGGACGCATCCAGAGCAGCCAGCCACAACACGGCGCGGTGCAACTGGATATCGGCAGCGGCGCGCTGATCGCCGACGCCGACGGCAAGAGCTGGGTATTGCTGCGTGCGCGTACCCAGGGCAATGCCTTTGATATGAAGCTGCCGCTGCAAGTCGCCGACTTGCTGCAAGCCAGCCGCGAACAGGCCGCCCAGCACGGCGTGCAACTGCTCGCCGCCAGCGGCCTGCTGTACGCGGCCAACGGTCAACAACAAGCCAGCCGCGAGATGACCTGGGTCGGCGGTGGCGCAACGGTGGGGATCCTGTTGCTGTTGCTGCTGGCGTTTCGTCGCTGGCGGGTGTTGCTGGCGTTTGTCCCGGTGCTGGTGGGCATGCTGTTTGGCGCGGTGGCCTGTGTGGCGCTGTTCGGCCATATGCATGTGATGACCCTGGTGCTGGGCGCGAGCCTGATCGGCGTGGCCGTCGACTACCCGCTGCACTACCTGTCCAAGAGCTGGAGCCTGCAACCCTGGCGCAGCTGGCCAGCCTTGCGCCTGACTCTGCCGGGCCTGAGCCTGAGCCTGGCCACCAGTTGCATCGGCTACCTGGCCCTGGCCTGGACGCCGTTCCCGGCGCTGACCCAGATCGCCGTGTTCTCCGCCGCCGGCCTGGTGGGCGCCTACCTGTCGGCGGTGTGCCTGTTGCCGGCGCTGCTCAACGGCATGGACCTGCGCCCGGCGCAATGGCCGCTGCGGGTCGCCGAGTTCCTGCTGGGGGTGCGTGAGTCGCTGCTCAAGCGCCTGCCGAGCCAGGCATTGCTGGTGCTGGCCCTGCTGTTCTGCGCCGGTGGCCTGTGGCATCTGAACAGCAAGAACGATATTCGCCAGTGGATCAGCGCGCCGCCGCAACTGCTGCAAGAAGCCCAGGCGATTGCCCGCATTACCGGCTACCAGCCCACCAGCCAGTTCTTCCTGGTACGCGCGGACAATCAACAGCAGTTGCTGGAACGCCAGGCTGCGTTGAGCCTGCGCCTGGATCAACTGGTGCACATGGAAAAACTGCAAGGCTACCTGGCGCTCAATCAACTGGTCAGCCCCCCCGGCGAACAGCAGCAATTGCGCGAAGCCCTGAATCAACTGCCCGCCCTGTGGCAGCCGCTGCTCGACCTCGGCATCCCCGCCAGCGCCCTGCAAGCAGAGCTGGCGCAGTTGCAGGCGCTGCCCACCGCCGACATCGACGCCGCCCTGGCTGGCCCGCTGGCCGAGCCGTGGCGCCTGCTGTGGCTGGGCAATGTCGAGGGCGGCGTGGCGGCGATGGTCAGCCTGCAAGGCTTGAACAACCCGGCGCTGCTGCGCATCCAGGCCCTGGACCTGCCGGGCGTGCAACTGGTGGACCGCCTCGGCGACTTGAACCAGGTATTTGCCGCAACCCAGATCAGCGCTGCCGAATTGAAATTATTGTCCTGTGTACTGATCGTCTTGCTGCTGATTCTGCCCTTTGGCCTGGGCGGCGCGCTGCGGATTGTCGCCCTGCCGCTGCTGGCGGCGCTGTGCAGCCTGGCCAGCCTCGGTTGGCTGGGGCAGCCGTTGACCCTGTTCAGCCTGTTCGGCCTGCTGCTGGTGACGGCGATCAGCGTCGATTATGCAATCCTCATGCGCGAACAGATCGGCGGTGCCGCTGTCAGCCTGCTGGGGACGTTGCTGGCAGCCGTCACCACCTGGCTGTCCTTTGGCCTGCTGGCGGTGTCCAGCACCCCGGCGGTGAGTAATTTCGGCCTGTCGGTCAGCCTGGGCCTGGCCTTCAGCTTTATGCTGGCGCCATGGGCCGGCCGCCAGGAACATGCGCAATGA